The Apostichopus japonicus isolate 1M-3 chromosome 10, ASM3797524v1, whole genome shotgun sequence genomic sequence TATCATAACTCGTCATATCAGATCATAACATATCATTTCAGATCATGGCATAGTATACCATATCAGTTCATAACATAGcatgttatgttatattatattagagCACTATATCAAGTATGTCTCAGATTACCTCCTCCTTTAAGCCGTTTTTGTCCGATTTATTCTGTTACGTTGCATGTCTTTTCTATTTTAGATTCCTGTTGTGGTGGCCAGTCTGATACGGGGTCTTTAAATACAAAAACACCAGAACTCAGAGAAAATTCCCAAAACACCACAGCGCCAGAACCCAGTGAACGTTCTCCAAACACCACAACACCAGACGTTGGTGTTGTCTTCATTAGATGGGGTAGGATGACTTGTCCGTCGACGTCAAATCTAGTTTACACCGGTAGGTGCAGCCGACCCCTTTAACTTTAATATTATTGCGTATTAGAGTGATCTATGTAACGTCCACCACATACTATGTATCCTGGAAAGGTTGCAAATTTAGTTCGATGCTTCaaggaaatatcattttttttatctcaaagaACAGTACAGAGCAGATAAAGCTAACACTTTTTTTCAAGTGAATTTCAAGTATAAGCCACTTGTGCTAGGTAAAAAAGATCTGAAAACTTTTGGCGGTAGAATCTATCTCAGGATGACGTAAATCGTCCTTGAAATTTCCAAGcaatcaaaaaaagaaaaagaagagaggcGGGCCCTAACATCCATAGATAGTCAAATGATTGAGATAAGAGTAGATTATACCATATAGCCTATCCTGCGTCCAATAGTATTTACTTATAACATGTAGGTTTGTGTATTATGTGCTGTTGCAGTTATGCGAAAAGTTAACTCGTTGCTAAGCGACCGCCTGAACAAAACGTCAATACATTATATCTCACTTGCGTTGTCGTTTCTAGAATCAATCACTGaccttttcttcatttttattacaaatctccaatattattattatgtaagaTTGGTGAAGCATATGGAGGTGTTCCTTATATATGGCTTACATATTTCAAGATGCTATATCCTTAACAGTATAACTTAGGTTATGGTATATCGTAAGGGTTGGGAAGCCAACAGATGTTTAGTTGCAATCCATATCATCCAAATAGATAGATGgatattaaaatcaaaattgGTGATCAAAGGCTAAACATTCACTTTCAGGAAATTAAAACACAACGTATCCGTTTTGTTTGATCTCATTAAGGGTTCTCAGCAGGGAGCCACTATAGCAACCAAGGAGGTTCcacagaaatgttttgtttccCAAATACACCACACTACTCTTATACGATGGGTGGTAGGCAGGACTCCCGATCGACACTTTCAAAAGTCGTATACCAAACGGGTGCATTCCAACGAGGACCATCGAGGGTACGCAACCGTGGAATGCCTTGTAGTGTTTGCATGGCACCTCGCAGAACTACCAAACTCATGATACCAGCTACAAATGCGTGTCCCTCCTCAGACTGGACTCTCGAGTACTCGGGCTACTTACAAAGTGCTAAAAAATCATGGCAACGCTTTCAAACGATCTGCCTCGACGAATCCCCGGAGGCGATTCCAGAAACTAGTAGTGACATTAACGGAGCTCGTTTACTTTATACAGAATTCAGATGTGGCGATTGTGGTGGCTATACCGATGGATATGAATTAACATGTGCTGTATGTaccatttaatatataatatctataatatgatataataaataaatgtgtaACAACTGGTATGGCGGGCAGATAAATGTTACATTAATAAATATCAACATACCAGAAAAAGTCCACTCCACGAACAGTTTCGTCCTTGTGGGACTCATCAGTTGCAGGTAGAAGTTCGTACCACTCCACCACTGTGATTCTATATTGGTGTGTGAAAGCGTATAAACTGGTTTTGTATAACTGTCGACgagggtgtatatatatatatatttgctttgtTACGCATTTAAATCACCCATATTCATATGTTTTTAGTTCGGTTCGTTTGAATGAGCCAGCATCTTTATATATCTAGCCTTAATAATcctaaaaatgacaaaatatggCTTGCTAGCAAATAGAGGATTGTATACTTGATTTAACTTCACTGTATAATTTGACAGGAGTCATATCTTTTGCAAGCTTGACGAGGAGTtacaaaaatattacatatCTGGTCTCTCAGATGcttaataaatcaattataaccagtctttccattttttctcctttttccccTGTCATTTCTCATATTACCTACAGTTTTGTAGGCTAGGGGTAAATTAAAGGAATTCTAGATAGAAATTTAGTGtatccacacacaaaaaaagataatcctttttatatgttttgttttttaaacctGCAActgaagaaagataaaatggtccaatgcacacacatgaaagaaGCGAAAAGTAGCAGGGTAAAAGGACTTACAACAAATCGAATTTAGAGTTTAAACCATAAGGGGATAAGGTGCCAAGTCGGAAAATTAGTCTATTTTCGGATTTAAGACGATCGATATCAGTGCCTCTGGAAGACAGAGCACACGTAACTGAAAAGTCAGTGATcttacagggggaggggggattgaAGTGAGGGGCGACAGGGTAACCAGGTTACTACCCGAAACgtcgtgtttcttttctttatcattagcACTAGCAGactttactatttttctactAGAATTCTCAGTGCTACGCAGaacattgcctatatatatatatatatatatatatatatatatatatatatatatatatatatatatatatatatatatatatatatatatatatatatatatatgtatgttaatgcaatggaggcccgtggttcgaatcccggtggaggctgaaagttttttcactgttcttgattttccaactcattacgattttcatttatatatattcatttgcctttgtcgtttacctccattgcattaacatagagtctgttcaaagtatctctttcgagatccggctttaggaatcacaaatgattttcgagttggatagcatcatgtttgatctctagagtagggcaaaatatgtcaccaaaaacagaactagtattgttcgatataggtgacaaacgcctacagtggaattacgatcttccttaccggtttcgaacctctggacatacaatcagcgtccatagcctagtggttagggtgtccgcgtacagagcgggaggcccgtggttcgaatcccggtggaggctgaaagttttttcactgttcttgattttccaactcattacgattttcatttatatatatatatatatatatatatatatatatatagaaaatggaAAACATTTAAAGCAAACCAAAAATACATGTACACGTTGTCAATAAAGTCGTTAGGTTTGATCtgtatatgacgtcatcgttaACTGTCATTCGATTGGCTCTCCCTTCTCTCCCAtccctccacctctccttctccttctccttcctacttctccttcttctcatcctccttctccttcttctccaaCTTCTCCTTCTTTCTTCAAGCAATATATCAAGACTGAAACTCAAGTTATATTACGTCACATTCTGACGGTATTGTTATTAAATTTTTCCGTTTTGCCAAGTTTTTTACTAAACAGGATGATTAGCCAGGTTGACAACAGCAGCTTTCTGTTGAGATCTGTTGAAATGTTAAGTATacggttaaaaaaaaaataactgaatTCGGCataatttgttattgtaatatTCCACCGAAAACTTCAGGACCACCGTAAAACAAATCTAGCAAAAATCATGGTATGGAAGTTTGTAAGAGCCATAATAAATACGGTGAACACTTTTCACAGATGTTACATGTCCTCTTTTCTCAAGACCAATGACCTAAAACTTGTTATTCCTTACAAGTTCGGGTTTTTTTTAAGTGGAATATTTCCGTCATTGGTAAAACAATTGCTAATTAACCGGGTAATATTTAATCGTATCTGCCTGAATAATGGGTTTTTATTACAGACAAAATGAGAGatccctttgtcttttctttgttttcattgaaaatgaaaatggatcACAGTTAAAACAGCTCACTTAGGATAAGATCAAATGAAAACATGGtataaaccattttaaactTTGTTATTTTAGAAGGTATTAGGATGCTATTCAGCTATCAAATGGGTCGTTCCCAGCAGTGATTCCAGGATGTTTGTATTGGATTACATTACACAATGATAGCGGTACCGACTGGTTAGCGGTGTTAAAATTCAATAATGATCCcgtttaatacttttttttaatccaAGTTTCGCGAAGGGTCTTATATTCCCTTTTCAGTAATATCTTTACAGAATCGTTGTTATtttgaacaaaaacaaaaaacaaacaaaaaatccgCGAATCTAAGCCAAATATGGCGAAACTGAGATTCTTTGTTCTTtgtggtttaatt encodes the following:
- the LOC139975422 gene encoding uncharacterized protein gives rise to the protein MANLRFYIFYGFIWMVMMMFVKSEDLSNDTGGDEGLKQEDLDLSKVRGTKEVANDHITSQNGDVSQVPESMSYPSREHEARAVKAIFKEEFTHVRSRRETNGLPQENKDGNYISSNDGYNICYLCPAGPRGAAGPPGIQGNRGLDGLDGRMGAPGPMGRTGMPGPPGLPGRDGRDGVSDSCCGGQSDTGSLNTKTPELRENSQNTTAPEPSERSPNTTTPDVGVVFIRWGRMTCPSTSNLVYTGFSAGSHYSNQGGSTEMFCFPNTPHYSYTMGGRQDSRSTLSKVVYQTGAFQRGPSRVRNRGMPCSVCMAPRRTTKLMIPATNACPSSDWTLEYSGYLQSAKKSWQRFQTICLDESPEAIPETSSDINGARLLYTEFRCGDCGGYTDGYELTCAVCTI